The following coding sequences are from one Rathayibacter sp. SW19 window:
- a CDS encoding PqqD family peptide modification chaperone, with protein sequence MTSARPAPGVAWMTLDDTAYVARMPSGPIIVLGGPAAVIWDELATDGDFATLTARVAERMTDVPSDADATVMDVVASLSNEGLLSGVGDGTDDSAS encoded by the coding sequence ATGACGTCCGCCCGGCCCGCGCCGGGCGTCGCGTGGATGACGCTCGACGACACTGCCTATGTCGCACGGATGCCGTCCGGCCCGATCATCGTGCTCGGGGGGCCCGCTGCGGTCATCTGGGACGAGCTTGCGACCGACGGCGACTTCGCAACGCTCACCGCGCGTGTGGCGGAACGGATGACGGACGTGCCGTCCGATGCTGACGCCACAGTGATGGATGTGGTCGCATCGCTTTCCAACGAAGGACTGCTCAGCGGGGTAGGTGATGGCACTGACGATTCCGCATCCTGA
- a CDS encoding nucleotidyltransferase family protein, translating to MQAPTVEIPLAVRLRLGRAAAQSVADRVGADILHIKGDAVDTALRPVVRSGTDVDILVRPAHVARFDAALRLNGWSVYSTFTYGSPFGHAQTYLHEFWGYLDLHRLFPGIEEDPSAAFDLLWAGRSTTDIAGVDGAVPAVTAQAMILLLNAARTTPPGAVAPLWADADEQLRTDVRQLVAQLHADVAFAAATGDLEHWRSARTYPLWKVITSGGSRAAEWRARVRAAPNFFEAARIVARAPAVNVEHLTHVLGRRPTRTEIVREFFGRPVTALRQAVSGRKTRS from the coding sequence GTGCAGGCGCCGACCGTCGAAATCCCCCTCGCAGTTCGTCTGCGACTGGGCCGAGCGGCCGCGCAGTCAGTCGCCGACCGCGTCGGAGCAGACATCCTTCACATCAAAGGAGACGCCGTTGACACCGCGCTGCGCCCGGTCGTCCGGTCAGGCACCGACGTTGACATCCTTGTACGTCCCGCTCACGTCGCCCGGTTCGACGCTGCATTGCGATTGAACGGCTGGAGCGTCTACAGCACATTCACCTATGGCTCGCCATTCGGCCATGCACAGACGTATCTGCACGAGTTCTGGGGGTATCTCGATCTGCACCGACTCTTCCCAGGCATTGAGGAAGATCCGTCGGCGGCCTTCGACCTGCTGTGGGCGGGCCGCTCGACCACTGACATTGCGGGTGTCGACGGGGCTGTCCCTGCGGTGACGGCCCAGGCGATGATCCTGTTGCTGAACGCGGCGCGCACAACGCCTCCCGGCGCTGTCGCGCCTCTGTGGGCGGATGCTGACGAGCAGCTTCGCACGGACGTCAGGCAACTCGTCGCGCAGCTTCACGCCGACGTGGCATTCGCTGCGGCGACGGGTGATCTCGAGCACTGGCGCTCCGCCCGAACGTATCCGCTGTGGAAGGTCATCACCAGCGGGGGATCCCGCGCGGCAGAATGGCGTGCCCGCGTGCGCGCAGCCCCGAATTTCTTCGAGGCCGCGCGCATCGTCGCGCGCGCACCGGCGGTCAATGTCGAGCATTTGACGCACGTTCTCGGCCGCCGTCCGACACGCACCGAGATCGTGCGCGAGTTTTTCGGCCGCCCCGTGACAGCACTGAGACAGGCCGTGAGCGGGCGGAAGACGCGATCATGA
- the lepB gene encoding signal peptidase I: protein MSGGEQRRTRRRGISPWWHLLTALVVLALVQSFLVKLYQVPSGSMEQTLQVGDRILVNRLAYLGSEPARGDVVVFAGDQAWGLAAHSQPFSIVTAVKWVGGLFGIGPGTDYTLVKRVIGQPGDTVACCDAQGRVQVNGKPLAEPYVYQNSAFQPGVLDCSTKPASTRCFGSILVPQGEYLVLGDHRSDSDDSVAACRGSTDAPPGCARFVPGKQVVGRAFFVALPPGRFGSVG from the coding sequence ATGAGCGGTGGGGAGCAGCGACGCACTCGCCGCCGCGGCATTTCACCCTGGTGGCACCTGCTGACCGCGTTGGTGGTGCTGGCGCTCGTGCAGTCGTTCCTGGTGAAGCTGTATCAGGTGCCCTCCGGCTCGATGGAGCAGACGCTGCAGGTCGGCGACCGCATTCTCGTGAACAGACTCGCCTACCTTGGATCGGAGCCCGCGCGCGGCGACGTCGTGGTCTTCGCCGGCGACCAAGCCTGGGGGCTGGCCGCGCACAGCCAGCCGTTCAGCATCGTCACGGCCGTCAAATGGGTGGGCGGGCTCTTCGGAATCGGGCCAGGCACCGACTACACCCTCGTGAAACGGGTCATCGGCCAACCGGGCGACACGGTTGCGTGCTGTGACGCTCAGGGTCGGGTTCAGGTGAACGGCAAGCCGCTCGCTGAGCCGTACGTGTACCAGAACTCCGCATTCCAGCCGGGCGTGCTCGACTGCTCGACGAAGCCGGCGTCCACGCGATGCTTCGGCTCGATTCTCGTGCCGCAGGGCGAGTATCTGGTGCTCGGCGACCACCGGTCGGACTCCGACGACTCGGTCGCCGCTTGTCGCGGGTCGACGGATGCTCCACCCGGCTGCGCTCGCTTCGTTCCTGGCAAGCAGGTGGTTGGCAGAGCGTTCTTCGTCGCACTGCCACCCGGGCGCTTCGGGTCCGTCGGATAG
- a CDS encoding VanZ family protein has protein sequence MNPRTQIVTRWVLGACVLVILIITFWPTPVDRPFDAQLMRILGELHHVGFPGWVDYGFVESGANAVMFVPLGALIALSVAPRLWWTSVAAGFVLSVGIELCQKFFLPHRFASVGDVIANTAGALIGGSIIALIHLRADARRRRRAAVQ, from the coding sequence GTGAATCCTCGCACGCAGATCGTCACCCGCTGGGTTCTCGGCGCCTGCGTACTCGTGATTCTGATCATCACGTTTTGGCCGACGCCCGTGGATCGCCCATTCGACGCACAGTTGATGCGCATCCTGGGCGAACTCCATCACGTCGGGTTCCCCGGGTGGGTGGACTACGGCTTTGTCGAATCCGGTGCAAATGCCGTCATGTTCGTGCCGCTCGGAGCGCTCATCGCCCTCTCCGTAGCACCACGCCTGTGGTGGACATCGGTCGCGGCCGGGTTCGTGCTATCGGTTGGCATCGAGCTTTGCCAGAAGTTCTTCCTGCCGCATCGGTTCGCCTCGGTGGGCGATGTGATCGCGAACACTGCCGGAGCACTCATTGGCGGCAGCATCATCGCGCTCATTCACCTGCGAGCGGATGCGCGCAGGCGCCGCCGCGCGGCCGTTCAGTAG
- a CDS encoding DUF4012 domain-containing protein: MPHAAETRRSTRHNRRPRKRLIARWWFWAIIVVVLVVVAVGAWVGVRGLQAKKDLEAAIPLASTVKSQLLAKNVAGAQRTLESLRPKVADAKRLTGDFVWRAAELVPVVGSNLTAMRKLADATDLVVNGAVQPLLTVGDLLDPATFKPVNGAINIAPLSKAVPAFKQADAALQTAVAEAKSIDTGTTIGQVTAAKVKFVALLDQIAPTVNTLNTILPLLPRALGADGARHYVVVFQNTAEMRALGGTVLSSTLATVDNGKISMSQTVPAGEYVHYGQSVIPVPDGVEQLYPGAFGTFIANATVRPSFESTAQITKVMWKDQFGVNVDGVISIDPTALSYVMRALGPVPIASGDVLTSGNLVPLLLNQVYLRYPKDGAAQDAIYAESVDAVFARLSGGQVDPKALLAAATQGWKEHRLLFWSADASEQKQLVAADLSGPLPVSDARTDRVGVYFQDAVGSKLDFYLKQSVTLAQGQCRSDGKENYRVTVTMTNTAPANAADTLGRSILGNYERESVPAGVIKLHLMLYAPPGSTVSAVSVGGASVPVTPYHDTTYPVSMITTQFAPGASQTVTFDVVAGTPGARTLAAQVTPLISPTQITTAKLDCSTVQGK, translated from the coding sequence ATGCCTCACGCAGCAGAGACCCGGCGATCGACGCGTCACAATCGCCGACCCCGAAAGCGACTCATTGCGCGCTGGTGGTTTTGGGCGATCATCGTGGTGGTGCTCGTGGTCGTCGCTGTCGGGGCGTGGGTCGGTGTGCGTGGCCTTCAGGCGAAGAAGGATCTTGAGGCGGCGATACCGTTGGCGTCAACGGTCAAGTCACAATTGCTTGCGAAGAACGTTGCCGGGGCACAGCGCACACTCGAATCATTGAGGCCCAAAGTCGCGGATGCCAAGCGCCTCACCGGTGATTTCGTATGGCGTGCCGCCGAACTCGTGCCGGTGGTCGGCAGCAATCTAACCGCGATGCGCAAGCTGGCGGATGCGACGGATCTCGTCGTCAACGGCGCCGTGCAACCCCTGCTGACCGTCGGCGATCTTCTCGATCCTGCCACGTTCAAACCCGTCAACGGTGCAATAAACATCGCGCCACTCAGCAAGGCTGTTCCAGCATTCAAACAAGCGGATGCTGCCCTCCAGACCGCGGTCGCCGAAGCCAAGAGCATTGACACCGGCACCACCATCGGCCAGGTGACCGCGGCCAAGGTCAAGTTCGTGGCGCTCCTGGATCAGATCGCGCCGACGGTGAACACACTGAACACGATCCTGCCGCTGCTGCCGCGCGCTCTCGGCGCCGACGGTGCCCGGCACTATGTCGTGGTCTTCCAGAACACGGCGGAAATGCGCGCGTTGGGCGGCACAGTACTGTCCAGCACCTTGGCGACAGTCGACAACGGCAAGATCTCCATGAGCCAAACCGTCCCTGCCGGCGAATATGTGCACTACGGTCAATCCGTGATCCCCGTGCCCGATGGGGTTGAGCAGTTGTACCCTGGGGCGTTCGGCACGTTCATAGCCAACGCCACAGTGCGACCGAGTTTCGAATCGACCGCGCAGATCACCAAGGTGATGTGGAAAGACCAGTTCGGCGTGAACGTCGACGGCGTCATCTCCATCGACCCGACCGCGCTGAGCTATGTGATGCGTGCGCTCGGCCCCGTTCCGATCGCCAGCGGTGATGTGCTCACCAGCGGCAACCTCGTGCCACTACTGCTCAACCAGGTCTACCTGCGCTATCCGAAGGATGGCGCGGCGCAGGACGCGATCTACGCTGAGTCCGTCGACGCTGTTTTCGCGCGGCTGTCGGGCGGCCAAGTCGACCCGAAGGCGCTCCTGGCAGCGGCAACCCAAGGTTGGAAGGAACACCGCCTGCTCTTCTGGAGCGCCGACGCATCCGAGCAGAAACAGCTCGTCGCAGCGGACCTCAGCGGGCCGTTGCCGGTCAGCGACGCGCGCACCGATCGCGTCGGCGTGTATTTTCAGGATGCCGTCGGCTCGAAGCTGGACTTCTACCTCAAGCAGTCTGTGACGCTGGCGCAAGGCCAGTGCCGCAGCGACGGCAAGGAGAACTATCGCGTCACCGTAACCATGACCAACACGGCACCGGCAAATGCTGCGGATACGTTGGGACGGTCGATCTTGGGCAACTACGAGCGAGAGAGCGTTCCGGCCGGCGTGATCAAGCTGCACCTCATGCTGTATGCGCCGCCTGGTTCGACGGTATCGGCGGTATCGGTTGGAGGCGCGTCCGTTCCGGTGACGCCATACCATGACACGACGTATCCGGTTTCGATGATCACGACCCAGTTCGCACCCGGCGCCAGTCAGACCGTGACGTTCGATGTCGTGGCCGGCACGCCGGGAGCCAGGACGCTCGCCGCACAGGTGACGCCGTTGATCTCCCCAACGCAGATCACGACGGCGAAGCTCGACTGCTCGACCGTTCAGGGGAAGTAG
- a CDS encoding Rv0909 family putative TA system antitoxin yields the protein MAGFDDIAKSVGGFVEENKDKIGEALKSEQAEGISDKILDGAEEAANKVTGDKFKDQIGGARDAADKAVGNE from the coding sequence ATGGCAGGTTTTGACGACATCGCGAAGTCGGTTGGCGGCTTCGTGGAAGAGAACAAAGACAAAATCGGTGAGGCGCTGAAGAGCGAGCAGGCCGAGGGCATCAGCGACAAGATCCTCGACGGGGCTGAAGAGGCCGCGAACAAGGTCACCGGTGACAAGTTCAAGGATCAGATCGGCGGCGCCCGCGACGCGGCGGACAAGGCCGTCGGCAACGAATAG
- a CDS encoding type IV toxin-antitoxin system AbiEi family antitoxin domain-containing protein, protein MSGLIRVHDLVDQGNDGRAIRRSAAHGDLKYIERGQYLPTREWNELDADTQYRLRIHAFAEAARTTQVFSHWSALALWGYPTITRWPSAVHVTLGLGNGQRSSNRVARHISDLPDDDVVEHDGLYVTSPVRTLVDLARIAPFANGVAAIDRALARVGTNLGTAPPVERGELIERAERLDGHLGIRRLRSVIEFADGRSGSPGESHSRVQIARLRLPKPELQFEITDLDGRTWHSDFGWPKYRQLGEFDGMAKYTRNRYLKGKDVAEVVIEEKLREDAIRLASGFGMVRWISSVAYDLVKLRRLLVAAGLRIE, encoded by the coding sequence ATGAGCGGATTGATCAGGGTGCACGATCTCGTCGATCAAGGAAATGACGGGCGCGCAATTCGGCGGAGTGCCGCGCATGGCGACTTGAAGTACATCGAGCGAGGTCAGTATCTTCCTACACGCGAATGGAACGAGTTGGACGCCGACACCCAGTACCGCTTGCGCATCCACGCCTTCGCGGAAGCGGCGCGCACGACGCAGGTGTTCTCACACTGGTCCGCGTTGGCGCTCTGGGGTTACCCGACTATCACGCGCTGGCCGAGCGCGGTGCATGTAACGCTTGGCCTTGGTAACGGCCAGCGTTCGTCGAATCGTGTTGCGAGGCACATCAGTGATCTACCCGACGACGATGTGGTTGAGCACGACGGACTATACGTCACATCACCGGTGCGAACCCTCGTTGACTTAGCGAGAATCGCACCGTTCGCCAACGGGGTTGCTGCCATCGACCGTGCATTGGCGCGAGTCGGTACGAACCTTGGCACGGCGCCACCTGTTGAACGCGGCGAACTGATCGAACGCGCTGAGCGCTTGGACGGCCACCTCGGTATTCGTCGGTTGAGGAGTGTCATCGAATTTGCTGACGGACGATCTGGTTCGCCGGGCGAGTCACACAGTCGGGTGCAAATAGCTCGTTTGCGACTGCCGAAGCCTGAGCTGCAGTTCGAAATCACCGACCTGGACGGACGCACCTGGCACAGTGACTTCGGCTGGCCGAAGTACCGGCAGCTCGGCGAGTTCGATGGCATGGCCAAGTACACCCGCAACAGGTATCTGAAGGGCAAGGATGTCGCGGAGGTCGTGATCGAGGAAAAGTTGCGCGAGGATGCCATCCGCCTCGCGAGCGGGTTCGGCATGGTGCGCTGGATCTCGTCCGTGGCATACGACCTTGTGAAGCTCAGGCGGCTGCTGGTCGCGGCCGGGCTGCGCATCGAATGA
- the rpsJ gene encoding 30S ribosomal protein S10 has protein sequence MAGQKIRIRLKSYDHEIIDTSARKIVDTVTRAGATVVGPVPLPTEKNVICVIRSPHKYKDSREHFEMRTHKRLIDIIDPTPKAVDSLMRLDLPADVNIEIKL, from the coding sequence ATGGCGGGACAGAAGATCCGCATTCGACTTAAGTCGTATGACCACGAGATCATCGACACCTCGGCACGCAAGATCGTCGACACGGTCACCCGCGCGGGTGCAACCGTCGTCGGCCCCGTGCCGCTTCCGACCGAGAAGAACGTGATCTGCGTCATCCGTTCGCCGCACAAGTACAAGGACAGCCGGGAGCACTTCGAAATGCGCACCCACAAGCGTCTGATCGACATCATCGATCCGACCCCGAAGGCTGTCGACTCGCTTATGCGCCTCGACCTTCCTGCCGATGTCAACATCGAGATCAAGCTGTAG
- the rplC gene encoding 50S ribosomal protein L3 — translation MPNTNSSATATKTVKGLLGTKLGMTQVWDENNKLVPVTVIEVGTNVVTQLRTPEVDGYKAVQIAYGQIDPRKANKPSTGHFEAAGVTPRRHLTELRTADAADYSLGQELTAESTFEPGERIDVVGTSKGKGFAGVMKRHNFKGVSSSHGSHRNHRKPGSIGASSTPSRVFKGMRMAGRMGGDRVTVLNLTVQAIDAEKGLLLVKGAVPGARGRIVFVRNAVKGA, via the coding sequence ATGCCAAACACTAATTCTTCTGCTACGGCGACCAAGACCGTCAAGGGCCTTCTCGGAACGAAGCTCGGCATGACCCAGGTGTGGGACGAGAACAACAAACTCGTCCCGGTCACCGTTATCGAGGTCGGCACGAACGTCGTGACCCAGTTGCGCACCCCTGAGGTCGACGGCTACAAGGCCGTGCAGATCGCCTACGGCCAGATCGACCCGCGCAAGGCGAACAAGCCGTCGACCGGCCACTTCGAGGCCGCCGGCGTCACGCCGCGCCGTCATCTGACCGAACTGCGCACAGCGGATGCCGCTGACTACAGCCTCGGACAAGAACTGACCGCAGAATCCACCTTTGAGCCCGGCGAGCGCATCGACGTCGTCGGCACCTCAAAGGGCAAGGGCTTCGCCGGTGTCATGAAGCGCCACAACTTCAAAGGTGTTTCTTCTTCCCACGGTTCGCACCGCAACCACCGCAAGCCCGGTTCGATTGGTGCTTCTTCGACACCGAGCCGCGTCTTCAAAGGCATGCGTATGGCCGGCCGGATGGGTGGCGATCGCGTAACCGTGCTCAACCTGACCGTTCAGGCGATCGACGCCGAGAAGGGTCTGCTGCTGGTCAAGGGCGCCGTTCCCGGTGCACGCGGCCGCATCGTTTTCGTTCGCAACGCAGTGAAGGGGGCGTAA
- the rplD gene encoding 50S ribosomal protein L4 — MPDSENTGSENTASDNTAAENTATTLDVIDVTGAKAGSVELPAALFDVQVNVPLIHQVVVAQLAAARQGTHKVKGRGEVSGAGRKPFKQKGTGRARQGSIRAPQMTGGGIVHGPTPRSYAQRTPKKMIAAALLGSLSDRARGARLHVVESLALGETPSTKAVITLLDQIAISRHVLVVLERGDEISLKSVRNIPTVHTLTYDQLNAYDVLVSDDIVFTKAALDGFIASKTKEEVVA; from the coding sequence ATGCCTGATTCAGAGAACACCGGTTCAGAGAACACCGCTTCAGACAACACAGCTGCGGAGAACACCGCCACGACGCTGGATGTCATCGACGTCACGGGCGCGAAGGCAGGCTCCGTTGAGCTGCCCGCCGCACTGTTCGACGTGCAGGTCAACGTTCCGCTGATCCACCAGGTCGTCGTCGCTCAGCTTGCCGCTGCCCGTCAGGGCACGCACAAGGTCAAGGGCCGCGGCGAAGTTTCCGGTGCAGGGCGCAAGCCGTTCAAGCAGAAGGGAACCGGTCGTGCCCGTCAGGGTTCGATCCGTGCCCCGCAGATGACCGGTGGTGGCATCGTCCACGGGCCGACGCCGCGCAGTTATGCGCAGCGCACCCCCAAGAAGATGATCGCAGCGGCCCTGCTCGGCTCGCTCAGCGACCGCGCCCGCGGCGCCCGGCTGCACGTCGTCGAATCCCTCGCCCTCGGTGAGACCCCGTCGACGAAGGCCGTCATCACGTTGCTCGACCAGATCGCGATCTCGCGTCACGTTCTCGTCGTGCTCGAGCGCGGCGACGAGATCAGCCTCAAGAGCGTGCGCAACATCCCGACCGTTCACACGCTGACCTACGACCAGCTGAACGCCTACGACGTGCTGGTCAGTGACGACATCGTCTTCACGAAGGCAGCGCTCGACGGGTTCATCGCGTCGAAGACCAAGGAAGAGGTGGTCGCATAA
- the rplW gene encoding 50S ribosomal protein L23 produces the protein MPAINKDPRDIIIAPVVSEKSYSLIDEGKYTFVVDPRSNKTEIKLAIEKIFKVKVASVNTLNRQGKATRTKFGIGKRKDTKRAIVTLKSGSIDIFTAVG, from the coding sequence ATGCCCGCCATCAACAAGGACCCGCGCGATATCATCATCGCCCCGGTGGTTTCCGAGAAGAGCTACAGCCTGATCGACGAAGGCAAGTACACCTTCGTCGTCGACCCGCGCTCGAACAAGACCGAGATCAAGCTCGCAATCGAGAAGATCTTCAAGGTCAAGGTCGCATCGGTGAACACGCTGAACCGTCAGGGCAAGGCGACCCGCACGAAGTTCGGGATCGGCAAGCGCAAGGACACCAAGCGCGCCATCGTCACGCTCAAGTCCGGCTCGATCGACATCTTCACGGCTGTCGGCTAG
- the rplB gene encoding 50S ribosomal protein L2 — translation MAIRKYKPTTPGRRGSSVADFAEITRSTPEKSLLRPLSKTGGRNNQGRITTRHIGGGHKRQYRVIDFRRNDKDGVDAKVAHIEYDPNRTARIALLHYVDGTKRYILAPEKLSQGDIVESGASADIKPGNNLPLKNIPTGTVIHAIELKPGGGAKLARSAGASVRLVAKDGPYAQLRLPSGEIRNVDARCRATVGEVGNAEQSNINWGKAGRNRWKGIRPTVRGVAMNPVDHPHGGGEGKTSGGRHPVSPWGQKEGRTRHPNKESDKLIVRRRTASKKRK, via the coding sequence ATGGCTATTCGTAAATACAAGCCCACGACCCCGGGTCGTCGCGGATCTTCCGTCGCAGATTTTGCGGAGATCACCCGTTCGACCCCGGAGAAGTCGCTGCTTCGCCCCCTCTCCAAGACCGGTGGACGCAACAACCAGGGCCGCATCACCACGCGTCACATCGGTGGCGGCCACAAGCGTCAGTACCGCGTCATCGACTTCCGTCGCAATGACAAAGACGGTGTCGACGCCAAGGTTGCGCACATCGAGTACGACCCGAACCGCACGGCGCGCATCGCGCTGCTGCACTACGTGGACGGCACCAAGCGTTACATCCTTGCCCCCGAGAAGCTGTCGCAGGGCGACATCGTCGAGTCGGGCGCCAGTGCGGACATCAAGCCGGGCAACAACCTGCCGCTGAAGAACATCCCCACCGGTACCGTGATCCACGCGATCGAACTGAAGCCGGGCGGCGGTGCCAAGCTGGCCCGCTCAGCCGGGGCATCCGTTCGTCTCGTGGCGAAGGACGGCCCGTACGCGCAGTTGCGTCTGCCCTCCGGCGAAATCCGGAATGTGGATGCCCGCTGCCGCGCCACCGTCGGCGAGGTCGGCAACGCCGAGCAGTCGAACATCAACTGGGGCAAGGCCGGCCGCAACCGCTGGAAGGGCATCCGCCCGACCGTTCGCGGTGTCGCCATGAACCCGGTCGACCACCCGCACGGTGGTGGTGAGGGCAAGACCTCCGGTGGACGCCACCCGGTCAGCCCGTGGGGCCAGAAGGAAGGCCGCACTCGCCATCCCAACAAGGAAAGCGACAAGCTCATCGTCCGCCGCCGCACTGCCTCGAAGAAGCGCAAGTAG
- the rpsS gene encoding 30S ribosomal protein S19 produces MPRSLKKGPFVDEHLLRKVISANEASSKNVIKTWSRRSMIVPAMLGHTIAVHDGRKHIPVFVTESMVGHKLGEFAPTRTFRGHVKDDKKGRRR; encoded by the coding sequence ATGCCACGCAGTCTGAAAAAGGGCCCCTTTGTCGACGAGCACTTGCTTCGCAAGGTGATCTCGGCGAATGAAGCCAGCAGCAAGAACGTGATCAAGACCTGGTCACGTCGCTCGATGATCGTCCCCGCCATGCTGGGTCACACCATCGCAGTGCACGACGGTCGCAAGCACATCCCGGTGTTCGTCACCGAGTCCATGGTCGGACACAAGCTCGGCGAGTTTGCCCCGACCCGCACCTTCCGAGGTCACGTGAAGGACGACAAGAAGGGTCGTCGCCGCTAA
- the rplV gene encoding 50S ribosomal protein L22, which yields MVESIARVRHIRVTPQKARRVVNLIRGKQAVEALAILKFAPQGASEPVYKLVASAMANARVKADNSNTYLDEQDLYVSQAFVDEGTTLKRFQPRAQGRAFQILKRTSHITVVVSTPEAVEEVAATSRPSASSGTGRTARSDKKASK from the coding sequence ATGGTGGAGTCGATCGCACGCGTGCGTCACATCCGCGTTACGCCTCAGAAGGCCCGTCGCGTCGTCAACCTGATCCGCGGCAAGCAGGCCGTCGAGGCCCTGGCCATCCTGAAGTTCGCACCCCAGGGCGCGAGCGAGCCGGTTTACAAGCTCGTCGCATCGGCGATGGCCAACGCGCGAGTCAAAGCCGACAACTCGAACACCTACCTGGACGAGCAGGACCTGTACGTGAGCCAGGCATTCGTCGACGAGGGAACGACCCTCAAGCGTTTCCAGCCCCGCGCTCAGGGACGCGCATTCCAGATTTTGAAGCGCACGAGCCACATCACGGTCGTTGTCTCAACACCGGAAGCGGTTGAAGAGGTTGCTGCAACAAGCCGCCCTTCGGCAAGCTCAGGGACCGGAAGAACAGCGCGCAGCGACAAGAAGGCGAGCAAGTAA
- the rpsC gene encoding 30S ribosomal protein S3: MGQKVNPYGFRLGITTDHVSRWFSDSTKPGQRYADFVAEDVKIRRLLAKQLDRAGVSRIEIERTRDRVRVDIHTARPGIVIGRRGAEAERIRADLEKLTGKQIQLNILEVKNPEADAQLVAQGIAEQLSARVAFRRAMRKGLQGAQRAGAKGVRIQVSGRLGGAEMSRSEFYREGRVPLHTLRANIDYGFYEAKTTFGRIGVKVWIYKGDITNKELAREQAGAKSSRPERSDRPRRAPRAQENAPVAEGAGL; encoded by the coding sequence ATGGGTCAGAAAGTCAATCCATACGGCTTCCGTCTGGGAATCACCACCGACCACGTGTCGCGCTGGTTCTCGGACAGCACGAAGCCGGGTCAGCGTTACGCGGACTTCGTGGCGGAGGACGTCAAGATCCGCCGCCTGCTCGCCAAGCAGCTGGACCGCGCCGGCGTTTCGCGCATCGAGATCGAGCGCACCCGCGACCGTGTCCGTGTCGACATCCACACGGCCCGCCCGGGCATTGTGATCGGCCGCCGCGGCGCCGAGGCCGAGCGCATCCGTGCCGACCTCGAGAAGCTCACCGGCAAGCAGATCCAGCTGAACATCCTCGAGGTCAAGAACCCCGAAGCGGATGCCCAACTCGTCGCCCAGGGCATCGCCGAGCAACTCTCCGCTCGCGTCGCATTCCGTCGCGCGATGCGCAAGGGTCTGCAGGGCGCTCAGCGCGCAGGGGCCAAGGGTGTGCGCATCCAGGTCTCCGGTCGCCTCGGCGGCGCCGAGATGAGCCGGTCGGAGTTCTACCGCGAGGGTCGTGTGCCGCTTCACACGCTGCGCGCGAACATCGACTACGGCTTCTACGAGGCCAAGACCACCTTCGGCCGCATCGGCGTGAAGGTCTGGATCTACAAGGGTGACATCACCAACAAGGAACTTGCTCGCGAGCAGGCCGGCGCCAAGTCGTCCCGCCCCGAGCGCAGCGACCGCCCGCGTCGTGCGCCCCGTGCGCAGGAGAACGCACCGGTTGCAGAAGGGGCTGGTCTCTAA
- the rplP gene encoding 50S ribosomal protein L16 has product MLIPRRVKHRKQHHPGRTGQATGGTKVSFGEFGIQALTPAYVTNRQIESARIAMTRHIKRGGKVWINIYPDRPITKKPAETRMGSGKGSPEWWVANVKPGRVLFEVAGVDETLAREALTRAIHKLPLKARIIKREEGDA; this is encoded by the coding sequence ATGTTGATTCCACGTAGAGTCAAGCACCGAAAGCAGCACCACCCGGGCCGCACCGGTCAGGCGACCGGCGGCACGAAGGTGTCGTTCGGTGAGTTCGGCATTCAGGCGCTGACACCCGCATATGTGACCAACCGTCAGATCGAGTCCGCTCGTATCGCCATGACGCGGCACATCAAGCGCGGTGGAAAGGTGTGGATCAACATCTACCCCGACCGCCCGATTACGAAGAAGCCGGCTGAGACCCGCATGGGTTCCGGCAAGGGCTCACCCGAGTGGTGGGTCGCAAACGTCAAGCCGGGTCGCGTGCTGTTCGAGGTCGCCGGCGTCGATGAGACGCTGGCGCGCGAGGCACTGACCCGTGCCATCCACAAGCTGCCCCTCAAGGCACGCATCATCAAGCGCGAGGAGGGCGACGCATAA